CACAACACAAGAGAGTGGGATCTGTCAAAGGCTCCTTACTCTCATTAACATTTGCAGCTGCTGAAGGAATCTTTCTTACTCTTTTGCTACTCCGATCACCTTGATATAAAGCTATTCTTAAGAACCTATCATTATTCTCCACCTTTCCAAGTATTCGACTAACTTTATTGGTGTGCAGATTAACAATCTACAAGCATATGGAAGATGTAAACAAATAAGGGCAAAGGAAGACCATGTAGCCACCTCATGTATTCGTGAACAATGAAGCAAAAGTAATAACATAGAAAGGTAGTATTACAGAAGGAACGTCCTTCTGATTGTTTGTAAATCTTgagtaaggaaaaaaaaatcttactttTATCCCAAGCAAGGTTgcatatataagaaaattggAACTTTCATCAAAGACTGCATTTGGAAGTGGTGCACTTTCTGTTTTTTCTATTTCCTTCTCAACAGCCATTCTTCGACCAAAATCAATAGCTTCCAACCGATATAATGGAGCATCACTTCTTTGGAGATCTTGAGCAACCTTTAATAAAGCAATTCATTTACCATATTATTATGTCCACAAATGACAAAAGAAAGGCAGAAATTATGATAAAAGTGTTACCTCTAAAGATTCATCATAAACTCGCCTTAATTTCCCCGTTCTGAACCAAAACACACGTATCCTTCGATCAGGTGATGTAATGGAAAATTGTTTACCATCTGGACTTACCTAAAAAAGATGCAATGTGGTAAATAAAACCCATCAAAGTTAAACACCAGATATCTAGCTTTCAAAAACCACCCAAATAACATAATGTTGAATCATCAACTATGAGTTCAGAAATATGTTCATATAATTGAAGTACCTCAATAGCCGAAACAGAAGTCTTGCATTTTGCAATTTCAAAGAGGTCAGTATCACTTTTCAGTTTAAAATTGACCCTACAACAACAACCCGAGGAAACCATTAAAGAGCATAAGTAACTGCACAAATTCCAACATCAAAACTTGTGTAATTGAGAATTTCCAGAACTGTTATTCACTATATAgtagtataataaataataaatactaataCAATCACAAAATGACAATGTATGATAACCACAAAATGTTTGAAATATCAGCACTTCCATGGGATTGCTGATTTCAATACTGATTCATTTTGTATAGGTTAGGCCTGTAAGACAACTTCTAggtagaaaaattaaaaagcctTAGATCATTGGCTATAAGTGGTCGACAATGGTGCCAACAGGAGGATATAAACCATGAGCCAGAAGTTAAGAAAAAATGCCACCTTTGAACAGAATAGCAAATGTTATTGCCCGTCAAGATTTCAGTGAAACATCTTATGGTGGAAGATCTAATGATCTTATTGAATATGCAGTAGCCTTTTTTAAGGATGCCTAAATCTATTAATAGTTTGGGAGATAATCTTAATCATATCATTGGCTATTACAGCTGGTGTTTATAATAATTCattgaaaaaaagttaaaatgcaGCTTCTGAATTCACAGGTTTTAATATGAtgatattcatttataaaaatggacAGAGGCAGAACTACAATAAGAAAAAAGTAAGCACATACTCATCCTCTGGGAATTGAAGTGTTACAGGACTCCAGTATTCAATTATCCCCTTCGCATCTGCTGAAAGTACGGAATCATATACGGCGTTGTACTTCATAACTTTGATAGGACACATATGTATCTGAACAAAAGAGGGAAATGAGACAGATATGCAATTAAATTAAGCACAACATCaccaaaataatagtaattcTTTTCGAAAGAATAACTTATATTAAAGTTAGTTTAGAATTGAACCTCTTTGGAGACAATGGGATCATTTGAACCAGCTCGTGCATCATATATGTGCACAAAAGATGAATTCCTATCACTAATAGCAAGCCTGGCTTTGACATCCCCTTGTTTGTAAACCCATTCAACAGCACCAGGAGTATATGGCAAACGAATCATGACCATCATGTCATAGTTGACTACATCGTATATTTTTACAGAGCGGTCATCTGATATTGTGCAGCAGAGCAGACCATCAAGACTAACCTGCATAGCTGAAATAAGTCACGGTTGATGACAAGCATAAGGAGACtctgaaaatataaatacataatacaGCAAGAAAATAATCGCAATAATACTTTCTATGCCCAGCAAAAATCATACTATAcagtttaataatataatatatcagAGAAGTCAGGCAAGAATacattaatttaacaaattatataaaatttatagcAAAAGTGTCGCGTGAGGTTAACAAACTTACAGCTAGACCTTCAATTGGACCAAGATGAGATCTGAAGTGTTTGGCAAACTCAATACCAATAGGCTTTTTCTTCCAAAACTTCAAATGCCCTGACAACAAGAAGTACCCACAATGTCATTCCAGACATATAAACTATTCCAAAGATTAAGCTAATTCAAATAAGACTTTTATTCTATCATAAGTATAACGTTGCCCCTGTATCGATGCTTCCACAGTTACACGACACcgataattttacaaaaaaaaaaaaaaaaaaacacagggACAAAAGTAGCGGTAAGGTTACAACTAATAGGATCACTCTATTCAAATGAATAGCTTCAAATTTTCAGTATGCTACTTACAACTAGCAAAACagtaaaaattaatcataaattgaAATTCGGAATACCATCGGAACTTCCAGTGATGAAGAAATCCGCAGCTGAGACAGCGACATGCGTAACCACGTCACGGTGCATATAACTTTTCTCGTACCTGCATCGAAAACAACAATAAGAAACTGAAGGAATCCAAAGCATTCACGAGATTTTCACTTTTGGAGTTGCGCAATTTCTCGATTGAAGAAACCCTAATTCAAAAACTACGATATTGGCGCGGAAACAGACATGTTGGCGGAGGGTAAAGCGTTGAGGTAGGCATGCTCGAACTGAAGGGGTCGCTTGGGCCGAGCCCGAGGGGCCGGGCCCGGGCCTATCATCGGTTCCTCTTCGCCAGCGTTGGCACCATTCTCGTGTTCTTCCATCTTCAAAACCAGTACTTAGATGTAATTGAATGAGGTAGAACAACAAAGCTTAGTATCTTTCTCTAAATGTAGAAATTTCAAAGTGAGGGAGCGAAATCTTGTTCGGAAGAGTTGAAACACTAGTGAAAGAGTGAAAAAAGACCGAAGCAATCTAAACCCTAAAACGGTACGTCGTTTAATTCTAACGGATAACCCACGTTGGGTTGGGATGTTTTCTTTCTGCACCACCAAAAAAACTCTTCGTCACCACCTACTTCTTGGTAGCTGGCCCAATCAAAATAATGTAATCGATGTATTCATAGgtgtatgaaaattaaatattttattgtaattactCTAAGATGAGTTTATGTTTATCcggttgataaaaaatattttatcatataggtgtatgaaaattaaacttataaattaaacagACTATAACTTTGAAATTGAGAAGAGAATTATGGAACTAATATGTGTAGATAGAAACGCAAAATttcctttaatatttaatattataaaatcaaaattttgtttgttacgAGAATGTCAagtatttatgttaaaaaaaacagACAATTTACAGGTATCATTAATATGTTCAAAAAcgaattattttagaaaataattaattttctcaatattttttaatacatttattttctcaaACAGCCAATTTGATTcgaatttaaaattagttgttaaaCTAAAccatttactttatttatatataaaatataatgttatatgttttaaattaattggaTCCGACAAACTTACATGGTTGACAAGTGAGATTATTGAAGGCCAtattttacctttattttacattataccAGCAATATATTATATTCACCAAAACATGATAACATTTTGTAGTtcttaactaaaaaattatacaatttatttgtgattatgaaataaaatttcaattatgaataaaaataattgtgcaaaagaaattaagaaaaatattttttatttgacaaattttcattttaaaatgtcaataatattatagtcattatttattaaaaacaatttgatataataaaatcacaatatattaaattactttgaattttatatttaattaaaagtgaatCAATAAGGTTACTCTCCCCTTCAAACACATTTCAATAAGGTTGCCACACTATTAGACTTAATACATATAAAGTCATCATCCTTAAAATACTCCATATCTCTTGCTCAACCTTATTCCAAaaattaatctaataaaatatttaagaatttgttttacatatatttttctttttctttatattctttcATTTGACTCAATCATACACgtgatatttataatttaatcaaatttcaaatattgATGACTTAAACTTAATTGAAATTTCATCAGGTTATTTAAAGTCGAAGTATTATCTATAATGTCATTTCTTTTAAGTAATGTCATTAGAATTTCTTTCGTAccaaaattaattgttttattttctaattaaacattttgaagttattattttgatctatgataatattattcttatcttatattataaagaatatttttatttactgtgTATTCTTTCTCTCTGTGTTGAACATGTTATTTCTCTGTATTGAACACGTTATTTCTtagttgaaattaattatgtattttttatggCATCTGAATTATATTTGGTCATCTAAGTTAGTTTTTAACCAATGTAATACTTAGAGATTATTTACCaactaacattaatttttttttccattttaatgTGAATTTGTCCATTGACCCGAATATGACTACTATATTTTTTGGTTAATGCTATTCaaagttttttaataaatattcttgacttctttttacattatttaaaaaaaatcacaagttaTTTCTCATGTTacttaatatttgtatttcataggttaatattattattattattattattattattattattattattattattattattcggttgatattacttaaaaaaatcaatttatatattatgtgttataaaataaatctaatagtagaggagaaaagagaaagaagaatagGAATGGAGAGAATGAGGAACAATTTTCgtaatatttattatgattaaaagAGGGagagttttatttataaaaacaacaaataatccAAATATATGAAgtatacaatataaatatttacataaataataatcaattatacgatataatcatatcaatcatataaataatatcaaatcaaaataattaattcataatattttttatgttcaaatcgataaaaagtttttttttcttactaatatcataaaaaaaacaactttaacTAAAGTTGAACTAGTTTTCGTGTATAGTAGTTGAAAATAACACCGTCATGTTAATTGAggctcttcttttttatttttttgtcagccgaaaaaaataataattcaaatttatttcgTTTTGAATTTCCTTGAAATTTGAAATCCTTTTTTAAATGCacaagtttaaatttattttttaattcctcATTTGTTATAGTtagttataactttttttttcttttgtcttttagTCTTTGTATCTATAATAACATCTTATCATAGTTTATGTAATGTATCaatttttaaccttttaatttTTGCGTACAAAATAAgcttagttaaaatattataaatataaacataataaaatgcATGCAGAGATTATaaggaaatatttttaaatataaaaactaaaacgttatatatagagaaaaaccaaacaaataataaaacattttttttccaagcaagcatgtttagaaaaattaagCGATCTCTAATAAATAAGAGTCGGTCAGTGAGAAAAAACTTAAACtatgtttatattaaaaaaatctgaaaatttgaaatttaagaacaaaatttcaggccacgtatttcgaaaagtattattcatatatcaattttgaaatttttgattattttattagcATTTTACAAATAATGTAATGCGCTAAGATATCAAAAAATTTAAGCAcgcgtaaaaaaaaaaaaaattcaatcaaataattaatactaaataagaaaaaaataatctaaaaatttaaaaatagtgtttcaaaataaaagtaacaaaaaataaaataccagAGAACATTCTAGGAAGAACATTCTAGGAAGCACTAAGAGCATCCGCTTATGATATTGTGTGACATTTCATTAAAGCGTtgcaaatattatgaattgaaaACCTGCATCATTTCCTCTCTTACGCTAAAACCCTTCCTTCAAAGTAAGCATCCCAAtccttttctttctatttttctgtttctttCTTTTAGCACTTTCAgttcattttgattttcaatCATTTTGCTGTTCTTTATCTCttgatttcattataattttctcCTCTTAATAGCGCGTGTTTCCATGGGTCCATCGTCTTAAAATCAGTGTCTGAAAATTTGGTAAATGTTATGTTAGCTGCTCTATTTGGTGTTATTTAATGACCCGTGAAGTTACAGAGTGTTATGATATTTGCATAGAACTGACGCGTGTGAACTATAGTTGTCTGCAACTTACTTCATTGGATACTGCTAGACGACAACATCTGATAGATAGACAGCCATAAGGAACATCATGAATTACGGAACTGTCAATTTTCTTGATGTCTTTAACGTTTGACTTAGAGTAAAATTTGACAACCATTAGCCAATTTGTTATCGGAAGTTAAAAACCAAATTGATTACTGTGTCTCGAACTTGGGGGCCAAATTGATTACTCTGTCTACCGAatttgaggaccaaattgatacCAGAGTCAAGGATTATTTTTCTTGTATGAATCAAATTCATAGGTGGCGAGGGTATCTGCTATTAGCAAGGTAGGTCCAAGCATGAAAATATGCAGATTAGGATGTATTGTTTTGTTGTGAACTTGTGACACAAGCATTGCGTTGAACCTGGGCAATCAGGGTTCATTGTTGATTCAACTTGTAAGAGAGTCCCTGGAAGGTGTTTGTCAAATTGTTTCAGACATATTTCGTCATTATTTTGTAGATAACTTTATAGATGCTTGTATATGGTTTTCTAACATAATATCTTATTTCTTGTTATGATATTGTTTATGCTAGATTTATCTGGTGACACTTTTCTTGAGAGAATTGGTGAATTGAATAACCTTTTTTGTTGGTCCCCACAAGGATGTCAGAACCACCATTTAGACCACGAGAGAAAATTATTGAGAAGCAAAAGTATTTCCAGAGTGTTCATAAGCACACGTATTTGAAAGGGCCATATGACAAGATTACTTCTGTTGCAATACCACTTGCATTAGCAGCATCTTCATTGTATCTGATTGTAAGTTTGTTTGTTATTGATTTTCAGAAATCTTCATATAGACTTTGCAGAttgaatatatcaaaatagcaTTCAATGAGTCTTCTCTTATTTCTGGTGCAGTACATTTTTAACATTGTTTTGCACTTTTTTATCAGGGAAGAGGGATCTACAACATGTCACATGGAATAGGGAAGAAAGAATGACTTACACTTTGTGTTTGATTTCTGTGCTTATATGTTTTGTGCCTTTGTAAATTTCTGTAATTTTCAGACTTTGATCAGCAAAGGAAGTTCAAAACTTGGAATGAATAGTGTTCTCTATTTGGTTGATGTAATGATGTAATGTAATGTTGTGTGTAAATAACTGGATGTTCATATTtactttttgtttcattttcacCAGGTATACCtcaaataacataaacaaaacaCGTAAGACATGCTATCTTAACAAGAGAGAAGAAAGCACACTTTTTAGTACAGAATAATATCAAAAACATGAATATTATggaattaaaagtaaatatggaaattgttttcaaatggAAGACCCGCTGTCTTATTTGtactttctttttatctttttagtgatttttcttattttaaatttgaacacGTGATTTTAAAGTAGTTTATAGTTTTCTTTCTGCGTATTTGCTTGATGTATCAATCAACATAGCCCGTTTGAATTATTACCACATGGCCTATAGCAAAGTTTGTTATCAGAATTTTAATATATCCCAATTTTAATATGAGGTACTTTAATATACCCatgtaagaaaaatatgaaatatgattTCAAAAGTGCTTAAAATCTGAAGTCAGAGTGTACttgtattataatttgaaatatggTAAAGGGAAAAtccattaaaataaaacaataatttaataaatttattttaataatatatataaataatttaattaaaatataatcaaaatattagtataatgaGTTGTAAAATTGATGCTTTGTTTTACTGGgttatcaaattattattattgaaaaattatcaCTGAGCGAGTCATTTGGTCCTAGGTAACATTTAGACAGtatatactttaaaattatttttgtaatggtTCAGATATTCGTctagataatataaataatgttattctattttaaaagattattataaaaataacataacattTCCTCCTATTTTGTAAGAGTTTAAATTCAGTATAATACAAATgtaaacatttaataaataaatttatcattaatgGTTTAAAAAATACCTTTATTCTCCAATTTacataacaaatttttttattttattataaaaataacgatATTgactcttttaattgtttttatttttttaattttctatttgtaAGCCCCAATTCAATTTTGTGTTTAAAGCCTAACCTCTCGTGGGCCTAAGGCCAGCCCACTAAGGGACCCCCTATACCCCTTTCAGCTCATTCTGTGCCTTGTCTCCTTTACAGAAGCAGGTTCCCCTCCCTCAAACACTTTGTTCTTCAGCAAGGTTCCCTGCTAGGGCACTCCATCCTCACGTCTCCGAGTTAACAAAACTCTCTCTTTTTCCAGGTAAGCTGAGCTTTATAGCTCCTGGTCCGTTCCTTCTCCTTTACGCACTGTTTAAAACACGTGGGTCAAGTTGGGGTTAAGTCTCTTAACTTCGTTTTGTCCTCTTTTTCCACGTTTCAGCTCACTGCCATAGTTCCTAGAGCTGGGGTACTGCATAGTTAGGGTCTGGTTGCTTTTGGTGCTCGAAAcagaggtaaggggagctaggtCTTTAAGTTTAAAGTTATTGTGGCATGCTTATGTTTTGTTCCATGTTGTGGGTGCTTGAATGGTGTTGGAATCGTGTAAAAATGGTTGGCGTATATTCTGGATGTTGCTCTATGTCATTTTTTTGCCTTGCATGTGCGGAACAGTGGGGGAgaactgatattctcgcccaggcgagctcgtctcgcctaggcgagaatatcagCAACTCGCTCAGGGTTCTGCCTCGagcactcgcccaggcgaggggctGCGTTTTGAGCGACGGGAcagctcgcccaggcgagacaacctcgcctaagcgagggatCGTGAAACTCTCCAATGACCCACTGCtgtaggctcgcctaagcgagagcccgtcacctgagcgagacaacTTCTCTTGTCTGGGCGACgactcctagcttgagcgaggctaCTGCAGCGGGTggtttcaattctttttttctctttgtttgatgggtgaattgtgtgatttatttatttaccccTTTCTTTCAAAACCTAAAGCATGTGAATATATGTGGTTGCTTGAATCTTCTGAACTAAAAGTTGGTATGTTGGCATGAATAACACATGGATTTTGGTTGGTTGAGAACTTgcatgagaattggatgttTTGAGATAAAGGTGGTGGATATGgtataaaacatgaatttggtgtgtgataaacgtaattccatgagtctcgtggggagaccacgtggtggtgtgtagtgtatatattaagatatggattcaagtaaggagtGCATCCCGAagctctaaagggtcagtgagtctcaagtagagcaaactgaccaaagtggtgagagtagcgggaggccctagtctctggcaggataatgaccttagacgtttaaaggctaaccttgtgtgtggtagggtgaaacccattggcaatggctctgcagagcagtagaggccaccacaagtgcgagcgtccgatgaatccgatcttagtatatttatccggataattgagtcatagtgtcctgcttGTCTGCGATAACATGATTCTCTATGCTCACTGTATTGAAATGTTTGAACTGTTTAAGTACTTGTTTGCTATACTATGTCAACCTTAAATTACTCTGGCTCACCCTTTCTTTGTTGTGTATGTTCTTGCCttgattcttttctttttgcaatgatcaccttacggtgggagcagatggaaaTGCTTCTGGAGGTAGGCCTGATGGTGGTAGCAGTGCAGCTTAGTGGGCCCATTGATGTGGCCCTCGGAAGAGATTTTATGGCCTTAGTGCCTTTAAATTCCAAGTTCTCGGGGCTTTTCTTTTGCATAACTGTGAATCCTTTTATTTCTGGTTTGGTTATGACATGGTTGTATGCCTAGGTTCCCCTTTAAGTACTCCtttggatgactgtaacagATACCTTTCCATTGATTCCTGTTCGTTTGATTGCTCTCttagtattataattttgtgatgATTTACTTAGtaaattaatctattaaatTTGGGTCGTCACACTATTGCCATTTCagaaaaacattaactattaaCCAAACTGATTCAAATTGTTTTAATGATATCTAcaattatatattgatatatataaactaataatatattactattaacttaacaaataaaaacagATACACATAACAcgtgtttttactttttttttataataaaaaaataattattattatgaagtTGAAAGATAATATTTTCATGTTAGAGACATTTTTTATTGACATACTTTCATAGTCTACATAATGTTAAAGACATGAAGGTAAAGTAAACATATTTTCATACTTTACTTGCCGAGTTAGAGATGTTAATTATAGGTCTAAAATCGAGCTAAATGTGTTTAATTTGTGTGAGCTGCATATTTAAGTTGTGACTAACTCTACATAGTGTGGAAAGAATGCTTATAtagaaaaattgtataaaatgtCTGATTATATGAGTGTGAAAAGAACGTTGATACACCAGTGCAGTGAAGGATAATGCCTACGATTATTTTCGATGTTAAACTATGGTTAATGAACCGTAATATATCAAGCTGTAGTAAAAAGAAAGTCCTTTAGAATATGGTTTGATAATATACAGTTagcaaaatttcataaaatttatgaaatgcatattaatatatatatatatatatatatatatatatatatatatatatatatatatatatatatactaataaactattaaaaaattattaatttttttaaattgtccaATTGGACTATGCAATATTTAATACACGTAAATTATTAATAGCATCTcctcttatattaattttaaaaaatatacattttaaaaaaatgagctAGTACatatttttctcgaaggggaaaTTAAGCCTCATTCAACAACAATTTTGAACAAActaaatttaaacatataattaattatttaaaaaaataattcaacatattaagcccaaaaatatattaaacaacatattaacaaaataattatttcaaataataaaaaaactcataaattttttaaagctAGTAGTCATGAGAGAGGAACCCAAACCTCCccgctctacgaacctccccgctcgtagtcctgctctaagAACCTCCCGGCTCGTAGTCCTATTTTACgaacctacccgcccgtagtccaacacatgtgatccaccagccccgtacATCTCTGCACGTGGCATCTCTtaaacgtgagcacggaacatacgaacctaccacgcgagagtaactggatatgaatctccccgctcatatcatcacatgttaaccaccatccatgaacctacccgctcatggcacaacatctcccgatccaagcatcATCGCTTAAAAGCCACGTACACAAGTCATAGACTGCTTGATTTTCGCCCGACGCAACATCCAGCACCGCCAGGCGAAACAGGCCTAGACCGCTTGGCGGTACCTTCCCGCCGCCAGGCGCGAGCGTTCTCCAGACCCACTGTTTTACAGgcgccgcctggcggagcacaccttgccgccaggcgccacgcggtGCAGGGACCCTTCCTGCTGTTCCTATTGCCTGACAGGTAGAAGcaggccgccaggcgccataccagaagcTCCCTGCTACTGGTTTTGGCACCCAAATTGGTTGGTTCTAAAATCCAGAATGCTCTAAGATGTATTACACATTTGTTTTATCGGGGTTTGTTAGTTTCCAGCCATTACACCCTCACTTTAACTTCCTATCTCCCATGCTCAAGATATTTCATTCTTACCCCTTGACTCACCAATGGTCTCTCCTCAAGCATAATTGTCCATCCAACTTAAGAAAATAGCCTAATCCCTCCCATTTGGCTTACTCCATCCTAGAGACATAGTTCTTTCATTCCATTTGTCATACAACTtctctcaattaatttgttagcTTCACTGCCATATACCCCCACGTATAGCTCATATGCTTATGTCAAACCCATTTAGGTACTTTCTTTCATTCTTCTATCAATATTAATCATCACACCAGTACCCAAGGCACACCTTTCACTACCTAAATACCACTGTTCAGGAATAATATCAAACCTCCTCATAACATACTCCACTCGCACTATACTGCCATGAGTGTTGTCCCACACAATATTGCATAATCACATGTCTTCTATTTAAGCTTATAAGTCACTAAGGACACCTAAAGCCCATAATTCATAatcacaaatatttaataacacaGATGCAAAGTACTAGGCTTCCAACCCTAAACTATTAACTAATGTTATCATTTCCTCTTTCTTTCCTTAACACGACTTTCAACAACCCATCACATAGTCATACCATCAAATTCAGCCTCCAAATTCAATACCAGGCAATAATTCACTCATGGTTTACTGATCCAATTTCCTTTGACATTATATCCTCTAATTCGTACATACTATGAACCATAATAATTCAATTTGGATTCTACCCATTCCAACACCCCAACTCTATCCACgataaattataaagggtattCTCAAAGCACCAACATACCCCAATTCTAACAATTTCATACTATTAACACATAGCATCAAACACAAGATCACAATCAGAAGTCCCAATGACCCCTGCGCACATAGCAAATCAAAAGAAACACGCGAACAGCGTCGCGCCGCCTAGCAGATCTTCAtcgccgccaggcagttcatggCAGAACCAAGAACAAGGCACACCtttgatgtgccgcctggcggcaagggttGGGCCGCCAGGTGGTTTCtaggaaaaatccagaaacccCAATAAAACACTGCAACCAGAGTGGAAATCATGCAATTGCGATCATACAAGGTATAACATAGCGATTGCTATTAAAAACACGCagaaacaactccccttacctgaaTTCCTCACTCAAAATTCGAAATTGATGTGTATATTCAACCCAAGGACTCTTTTAGTCGTGGTTTCTCCTCCAACAATGGCTTCACTCTCCAATTCTTACTATAATCCCGCACCAGTCCACTAAAATTCCTCTGTCTGAGAGTTCCCACGCAGTTTCAGACCTTTCCTTGCCTAATCTCCCCTCTCTCTATCTTAATGCTCACTTAATTACTCCATTACTCCCCCAAaacgaaaaattaaataaaaatgggtTAATGGTTATTCAACCCTCTTAATTGGAATGTTTTCCAGCCCCCTAATCTACCTctcttggctgctagggttcctAAACCTTTCCATAATCATACCAAacgaaaatttggcaaaaaaaaagtaaagttttGTTCTCAACAAGATTTGAACCCACCCACAACCCATTGATTACCAAGTCAATTGCACAACCAaaccaaccaattcatatttatgataattcttacaaattttagGATTTCATT
This region of Vigna unguiculata cultivar IT97K-499-35 chromosome 5, ASM411807v1, whole genome shotgun sequence genomic DNA includes:
- the LOC114185941 gene encoding peptidyl-prolyl cis-trans isomerase CYP71 isoform X1, which codes for MEEHENGANAGEEEPMIGPGPAPRARPKRPLQFEHAYLNALPSANMYEKSYMHRDVVTHVAVSAADFFITGSSDGHLKFWKKKPIGIEFAKHFRSHLGPIEGLAVSLDGLLCCTISDDRSVKIYDVVNYDMMVMIRLPYTPGAVEWVYKQGDVKARLAISDRNSSFVHIYDARAGSNDPIVSKEIHMCPIKVMKYNAVYDSVLSADAKGIIEYWSPVTLQFPEDEVNFKLKSDTDLFEIAKCKTSVSAIEVSPDGKQFSITSPDRRIRVFWFRTGKLRRVYDESLEVAQDLQRSDAPLYRLEAIDFGRRMAVEKEIEKTESAPLPNAVFDESSNFLIYATLLGIKIVNLHTNKVSRILGKVENNDRFLRIALYQGDRSSKRVRKIPSAAANVNESKEPLTDPTLLCCAFKKHRIYLFSRREPEEPEDATKGRDVFNEKPPADELLAVSDIGKSVTTSLPENVILHTTMGDIHMKLYPEECPKTVENFTTHCRNGYYDNLIFHRVIKGFMIQTGDPLGDGTGGQSIWGREFEDEFHKSLRHDRPFTVSMANAGPNTNGSQFFITTVATPWLDNKHTVFGRVAKGMDVVQAIEKVKTDKTDKPYQDVKILNVTVPKS
- the LOC114185941 gene encoding peptidyl-prolyl cis-trans isomerase CYP71 isoform X2, with the translated sequence MQVSLDGLLCCTISDDRSVKIYDVVNYDMMVMIRLPYTPGAVEWVYKQGDVKARLAISDRNSSFVHIYDARAGSNDPIVSKEIHMCPIKVMKYNAVYDSVLSADAKGIIEYWSPVTLQFPEDEVNFKLKSDTDLFEIAKCKTSVSAIEVSPDGKQFSITSPDRRIRVFWFRTGKLRRVYDESLEVAQDLQRSDAPLYRLEAIDFGRRMAVEKEIEKTESAPLPNAVFDESSNFLIYATLLGIKIVNLHTNKVSRILGKVENNDRFLRIALYQGDRSSKRVRKIPSAAANVNESKEPLTDPTLLCCAFKKHRIYLFSRREPEEPEDATKGRDVFNEKPPADELLAVSDIGKSVTTSLPENVILHTTMGDIHMKLYPEECPKTVENFTTHCRNGYYDNLIFHRVIKGFMIQTGDPLGDGTGGQSIWGREFEDEFHKSLRHDRPFTVSMANAGPNTNGSQFFITTVATPWLDNKHTVFGRVAKGMDVVQAIEKVKTDKTDKPYQDVKILNVTVPKS
- the LOC114186175 gene encoding uncharacterized protein LOC114186175, whose product is MSEPPFRPREKIIEKQKYFQSVHKHTYLKGPYDKITSVAIPLALAASSLYLIGRGIYNMSHGIGKKE